Proteins from a single region of Diorhabda sublineata isolate icDioSubl1.1 chromosome 2, icDioSubl1.1, whole genome shotgun sequence:
- the LOC130453312 gene encoding potassium channel subfamily K member 1-like produces the protein MDHGYYGSISIPYHSEEIEKLIPIKRSSIKKDYQGLKILGMCRSTYLFSVFLFFYIFFVCSGAAIFTYLEDPQDRLTRMRLRAAIQKFHSANPNVTDVDLEELISEIIHASNRGVSAVRNATGEPNWSFGQSLFFASTVVTTIGYGHVTPLSRTGKVFCMLYAMVGIPLTLVLLSALVERLLVPTIGMLQWLNSRLGHLYQPFNIRIMHLMIIVLILVCFFLLLPAAIFATIEPEWDYLDSIYYCFISLTTIGLGDYIPGDSLDQPYRPLYKIATTCYLFLGITIMMLTLAVFYDIPQLNLGLLFTVKGDESSEKLRLASSGHDIHYGANTLTQQNEEENTHRQVVRVRSRRNDSPSPEDSVLKMIP, from the exons ATGGATCACGGGTATTACGGATCCATAAGTATTCCTTACCATTCGGAGGAAATCGAGAAATTGATTCCTATAAAAAGATCGTCCATCAAAAAAGATTATCaaggtctaaaaattttagGAATGTGCAGATCTAcgtatttattttcagtttttttgtttttttatatttttttcgtatgCAGTGGGGCGGCTATATTCACTTATTTAGAAGATCCTCAGGATAGACTTACTAGGATGCGATTAAGAGCAGCTATACAGAAATTTCACTCAGCAAATCCTAATGTAACAG ATGTAGATTTGGAAGAGTTAATTTCTGAAATTATACATGCCAGCAACAGAGGAGTGTCGGCTGTGAGAAATGCAACTGGAGAACCAAATTGGAGTTTTGGGCAATCGCTTTTCTTCGCGAGCACAGTCGTGACAACAATAG gtTATGGTCACGTAACGCCACTTAGTAGAACTGGTAAAGTTTTCTGCATGTTGTATGCGATGGTTGGCATTCCTTTGACATTGGTACTTCTTTCTGCATTAGTGGAAAGACTTTTGGTACCAACAATTGGAATGCTACAATGGCTTAATTCGCGACTTGGTCATTTGTATCAACCTTTTAATATTAGAATAATGCACCTTATGATTATTG TGCTCATCCTGGTATGCTTTTTCCTGTTGCTTCCGGCCGCTATATTTGCTACAATAGAACCAGAATGGGACTATTTAGATTCGATATATTATTGCTTCATATCCTTGACAACCATAGGTTTAGGGGATTACATACCTGGTGATTCATTAGATCAGCCTTACCGTCCTCTCTACAAAATAGCAACAACTT GTTACCTATTTTTGGGCATAACTATAATGATGTTAACGCTAGCAGTATTCTACGACATACCACAACTCAATTTAGGTTTACTCTTTACGGTTAAAGGTGATGAAAGTTCTGAAAAATTACGTTTGGCTTCTTCTGGTCACGATATTCATTACGGAGCTAATACTTTAACGCAACAAAACGAAGAAGAAAATACTCATAGACAAGTAGTAAGGGTTAGATCTCGACGGAACGACAGTCCAAGTCCAGAAGATTCTGTTTTGAAGatgattccataa
- the LOC130453314 gene encoding E3 UFM1-protein ligase 1 homolog — MTDWEEVKRLAADFQKVQLSSTTQKLSERNCIEIISMLIDRKMLDLIFTSDGKEYLTPSQLSSDIKGELYDHGGRINLVELAKIIGVDLAHINAQLNDVLKNNKDIQSVLGHLIDSSYITRIAGEINEKLLQQGQINIGNLTIQYDLPADFLQTQVVEKNLGKIIYGKQDKNDPKVFFTESFIARTKAKIKGALGGLTRPTPVSYILNQINISEKLFYSLFDQTSAYGTLTGRMAGSQYIPNVYARSQNEWVNHFYKQNHYLEFDALSRLGITDQKSYIKKQLSNQDYHVLNSCIVSKSIIERVEADIDECISSKTFIDLQNNIPSVFNEKDEEMILDLVLTGQKKTQTLRLLNYVFSKAFLDKLMKDCGSLIQDKCKVVVESGKYQQYQVSLLTVSNKSHKVEEVEEKVDKREERRKKAAGGKSGGGTQGRETKTKSTKKSARVVQRNSESDDGIVPEKKILEIVTFDDIKNVLQIPLEEEGLDDAISDEIVQYLLPKLNEDAIQIAAKLFATTIADRTASRRQTHNDIQNKLNAQIIDVRLFDKGLKLLPTDLQSQLIKYLLKTICTDVVTEIMNYISTEQNINTTTDNFNIDQRLKFVNDLPAEYKNPLILVIKTLSGQSIDEFLTTIEDALAACSMILKKVDKKKDRTVVLNHKHQLLEQLEKVDDLALVLHLAVVIIFTSATQTMLHCSGRHISGVIAFLKQYLMEEQILELTSYHDFVTLMLSGGSEAESAKEKLKEKVPMIKKLANEYKKPVNEKS; from the exons atgacaGATTGGGAAGAAGTTAAACGTCTAGCAGCTGATTTCCAAAAAGTTCAGCTGAGTTCTACTACACAAAa gttatCTGAAAGAAACTgtatagaaataatatcaatgTTGATTGATCGGAAAATGCTAGATTTAATTTTTACTAGTGATGGTAAAGAATATCTAACTCCGTCCCAGTTATCGTCGGATATAAAAGGAGAATTGTATGATCATGGTGGTAGGATAAATTTGGTTGAATTAGCTAAAATTATAGGTGTTGATCTTGCACATATCAATGCTCAACTAAATgacgttttgaaaaataataaagacatTCAGTCTGTATTAGGGCATTTGATAGATAGTTCCTATATTACAAGGATAGCTGGGGAAATTAATGAAAAGTTACTTCAACAGGGACAAATTAACATTGGTAATTTGACAATTCAATATGATCTACCTGCTGATTTTCTGCAGACTCAAGTAGTAGagaaaaatttaggaaaaatcaTCTATGGTAAACAAGATAAAAATGATCCAAAAGTCTTTTTCACGGAATCTTTCATTGCTAGGACCAAAGCTAAAATAAAGGGTGCTTTGGGTGGCTTAACAAGACCTACTCCCGTATCTTAtatattgaatcaaattaatattagtGAGAAGCTGTTCTATTCACTATTTGATCAAACTTCAGCTTATGGAACTTTGACTGGTAGGATGGCTGGTTCCCAGTATATTCCTAATGTTTATGCTAGGTCCCAG aatGAATGGGTAAATCATTTTTACAAACAGAATCATTATCTTGAATTTGATGCTCTCTCACGGCTTGGAATAACTGATCAGAAAAGctacataaaaaaacaactttctaACCAAGATTACCATGTTCTAAATTCATGCATCGTCTCAAAAAGTATTATAGAACGTGTAGAAGCTGATATAGATGAATGCATCTCTAGTAAAACATTTATTGATCTACAAAATAATATACCTTcagttttcaatgaaaaagaTGAAGAGATGATTCTTGACTTAGTTTTAACTGGACAGAAAAAGACTCAGACATTGAGattattgaattatgttttCAGTAAGGCATTTCTTGATAAACTGATGAAAGATTGTGGAAGTCTTATTCAAGACAAATGTAAGGTCGTCGTGGAATCTGGGAAATATCAACAATATCAAGTTAGTTTGCTGACGGTTTCTAATAAATCCCACAAAGttgaagaagttgaagaaaaagttgataaacGAGAAGAAAGAAGGAAGAAAGCGGCAGGTGGAAAAAGTGGAGGTGGTACTCAAGGTCGAGAGACTAAAACCAAATCAACAAAAAAGTCCGCAAGAGTTGTCCAGAGAAATTCTGAGAGTGATGATGGGATTGTACCTGAGAAGAAAATTTTAGAGATTGTTACCTTTGATGATATAAAAA atgttttaCAAATACCTTTGGAGGAAGAAGGCTTGGATGATGCAATTTCAGATGAAATAGTTCAATATCTACTTCCTAAATTAAATGAAGATGCCATTCAAATTGCAGCTAAACTCTTTGCTACAACAATAGCTGATCGTACTGCTTCTCGGCGTCAAACTCACAatgatattcaaaataaattgaatgctCAAATAATTGATGTAAGACTTTTCGACAAAGGTCTTAAATTACTACCAACAGATTTACAAtctcaattaataaaatatcttttaaagaCCATATGTACAGATGTTGTTACAGAAATTATGAACTATATATCAactgaacaaaatattaatactaCAACAgacaattttaatattgatcaacgattgaaatttgttaatgaTCTACCAGCTGAATATAAAAATCCCCTTATTCTAGTCATAAAAACTTTGTCGGGACAAAGTATTGATGAATTTTTAACGACAATCGAAGATGCTTTGGCAGCCTGTAGCATGatcttgaaaaaagttgataagAAAAAAGATCGTACTGTGGTATTGAACCATAAACACCAACTGTTGGAACAACTGGAAAAAGTTGATGATTTAGCACTCGTTTTACATTTAGCTGTTGTTATTATATTTACTTCTGCAACACAGACCATGTTACATTGTAGTGGCAGACACATTTCAGGGGTTATCGCTttcttaaaacaatatttaatggAAGAACAGATATTGGAGCTCACTTCATATCATG aTTTTGTTACACTTATGTTGAGCGGAGGTTCAGAAGCAGAAAGTGCAAAggaaaaattgaaggaaaaagtccctatgataaaaaaattagctaatgaatataaaaaaccGGTGAATGAGAaatcataa